A window from Symbiopectobacterium purcellii encodes these proteins:
- a CDS encoding extracellular solute-binding protein, with protein sequence MLKRVATLALLGSLCWGAFADTVQQNTSFALLGEPKYPEGFTHFGYVNPDAPKGGSITLSALGTYDNFNRFALRGVAAERTERLYDTLFTSSDDEPGSFYPLIALYARHADDFRWMEVELNPKATFHDGSPILASDVAFTFTMFMTQGVPQFRVVYKGVTVTAIGPRTVRLEMPEPDKERLLGLLTLPVMPESFWKNHSLADPLAYPPPASGPYRITSYRTGQYVTYKRVQDYWGADLPVNRGLNNFDQIRYDYYLDDSVALEAFKAGTFDLRVEGSPKHWATQYQGGNFARGYIIKRDRTNQAAQDTRWLVFNIERPLFQDRRIRQAIGLNFDFNWMNKAFYYNAYQRVNSLFQNTEYAAQGTPSPEELKWLEPLRDKIPPEVFGPSFQPPESDGSGYDRAHWQQALQLLEDAGWELKNQTLVNRKTGEPFSFELLLPSAANVQYVLPFQQNLKRLGIDMKLRLIDSGQFTNRLRARDFDMLARLYPARIYPDGNLKFGWHTKYLDSTYNTAGVSDPAIDALIEQIDAHQGNKAELLILGHALDRVVTWNQFMIPMWYSNHDRYAYWDKFAMPETRPTYTLGLDSWWYDAQRAQSLPPERR encoded by the coding sequence ATGCTAAAACGTGTGGCCACTCTGGCTTTGCTCGGTTCTCTTTGTTGGGGAGCCTTTGCCGATACCGTCCAGCAGAACACCTCGTTCGCCTTGTTGGGAGAGCCTAAATACCCCGAGGGATTCACGCATTTTGGTTACGTCAACCCTGACGCGCCCAAAGGGGGGAGCATTACGCTCAGCGCGCTGGGAACCTATGATAACTTCAACCGTTTCGCGTTACGCGGCGTGGCAGCTGAGCGCACCGAACGCCTGTACGATACGCTGTTTACCTCATCCGATGATGAACCGGGCAGCTTTTATCCGCTGATTGCACTGTATGCACGTCATGCTGACGATTTCCGTTGGATGGAAGTGGAACTGAATCCAAAAGCCACGTTTCACGACGGCTCACCGATTTTAGCGTCTGACGTAGCCTTCACCTTCACGATGTTTATGACGCAAGGGGTTCCGCAATTCCGGGTGGTGTACAAGGGTGTCACGGTAACCGCTATTGGCCCGCGCACCGTGCGACTGGAAATGCCTGAGCCAGATAAAGAACGGCTGCTGGGATTGCTGACATTGCCCGTTATGCCTGAGAGTTTCTGGAAAAATCACAGTCTTGCCGATCCGCTGGCCTATCCCCCACCGGCCAGTGGCCCCTACCGCATCACGTCCTACCGCACCGGCCAGTACGTTACCTATAAACGGGTACAAGATTACTGGGGTGCCGATCTGCCGGTGAACCGCGGTTTGAATAATTTCGACCAAATCCGTTACGACTACTACCTGGATGACAGTGTCGCGCTGGAAGCGTTTAAGGCGGGCACTTTCGATCTACGTGTTGAAGGGTCACCCAAGCATTGGGCAACACAGTATCAGGGCGGTAACTTCGCGCGGGGTTATATCATCAAGCGCGATCGGACGAATCAGGCGGCACAGGATACCCGCTGGCTGGTGTTCAATATTGAGCGTCCACTGTTTCAGGATCGCCGCATCCGACAAGCCATTGGGCTTAATTTTGATTTTAACTGGATGAACAAAGCGTTCTATTACAACGCCTATCAGCGCGTCAACAGCCTGTTCCAAAACACAGAATATGCCGCGCAAGGAACTCCCAGCCCAGAGGAATTGAAATGGCTGGAGCCGCTCAGAGACAAAATACCGCCCGAGGTGTTTGGCCCCAGCTTTCAACCGCCAGAAAGTGATGGCAGCGGCTACGATCGCGCCCATTGGCAACAAGCCTTGCAACTGCTTGAGGACGCAGGCTGGGAATTAAAAAACCAGACGTTGGTCAACCGCAAAACCGGGGAGCCTTTTAGTTTCGAGTTATTGCTTCCCAGCGCTGCCAACGTGCAGTACGTACTGCCGTTCCAGCAAAATCTCAAACGATTGGGCATCGACATGAAGCTGCGCCTGATTGACAGCGGGCAGTTTACCAATCGTCTGCGCGCCCGCGATTTTGATATGCTCGCCCGCCTTTACCCGGCAAGAATTTACCCGGATGGCAACCTGAAATTTGGCTGGCATACGAAATACCTCGATTCAACCTATAACACGGCGGGTGTGAGCGATCCGGCCATCGATGCACTTATAGAACAAATCGATGCACATCAGGGCAATAAGGCAGAATTGCTGATATTAGGCCACGCGCTGGATCGGGTGGTGACCTGGAATCAATTTATGATCCCCATGTGGTACTCCAATCACGATCGCTACGCTTACTGGGACAAATTCGCCATGCCAGAAACCCGTCCGACTTATACGTTAGGGCTGGATAGCTGGTGGTACGATGCACAGCGGGCGCAATCATTGCCGCCCGAACGCCGTTAA
- the mepS gene encoding bifunctional murein DD-endopeptidase/murein LD-carboxypeptidase: MVKSQPSLRYIWRTIPALAMALALSACTNTGSHQAQTDRSAINDKDSLLLQASQDEFEAMVRNLDVKSKLMDQYASWKGVRYRLGGDSRKGIDCSAFVQRTFREQFGMDLPRSTYEQQETGTQVQRSKLRTGDLVLFLAGSTGRHVGIYIGNNQFVHASTRAGVMISSMDEVYWNKRYQEGRRVISKSATS, translated from the coding sequence ATGGTCAAATCTCAACCGAGCCTGAGATATATCTGGCGGACAATTCCCGCTTTGGCGATGGCACTTGCGCTATCTGCTTGTACAAATACAGGATCTCATCAAGCACAAACTGATCGTTCTGCAATAAATGATAAAGACAGTCTTTTATTGCAGGCCTCTCAGGACGAATTTGAAGCCATGGTGCGTAACCTTGACGTCAAATCCAAACTGATGGATCAATATGCCAGTTGGAAAGGTGTGCGTTACCGTTTAGGCGGTGACAGCCGTAAAGGCATTGATTGTTCTGCCTTTGTACAGCGTACCTTCCGTGAACAGTTTGGCATGGATCTACCGCGTTCGACTTATGAACAGCAGGAAACAGGCACCCAGGTGCAACGTAGCAAACTTCGCACCGGCGATTTGGTACTGTTCCTTGCGGGTTCTACCGGTCGTCACGTTGGCATCTATATCGGTAATAACCAGTTTGTTCATGCCTCCACCCGTGCGGGTGTGATGATTTCCAGCATGGATGAAGTGTACTGGAACAAACGTTATCAAGAAGGCCGTCGCGTCATTAGCAAAAGTGCGACCAGTTAA
- a CDS encoding phosphatase PAP2 family protein: MSQRQFFAILLLNAAGVVLFFSWYLPAHHGFWFTLDSAIFFYFNQHLATSPLLLYTVAITNNRAFDACALLAMGLLYLYHYRRGDSTERQRLLIMGVVMLITAIVLNQLGHLLPVQHASPTYYFSNINRVAELTGWPTKDASRDSFPGDHGMMLMIYAAFMLRYFPRRSLLISLAIVVVFATPRVMIGAHWFSDIAVGSLSVVLVALSWWLISPASDAMINFLHRSLPALDAPLFGATPPTCTGILAPSAWMPACH; the protein is encoded by the coding sequence ATGTCACAACGTCAGTTTTTTGCCATTCTGCTGCTCAACGCCGCAGGCGTGGTGCTGTTCTTTTCCTGGTATCTTCCTGCTCATCACGGATTCTGGTTTACCCTCGACAGCGCCATCTTCTTTTACTTTAACCAGCATCTGGCAACCAGTCCGTTGCTGCTCTATACGGTTGCCATCACCAACAACCGCGCTTTCGATGCCTGTGCCCTGCTGGCGATGGGATTGCTTTATCTTTACCATTATCGGCGCGGGGATAGCACTGAACGCCAGCGCTTACTGATTATGGGCGTGGTCATGCTGATTACCGCCATAGTGTTGAATCAGTTAGGCCACTTGCTGCCAGTACAACACGCCAGCCCGACCTATTATTTCAGTAATATCAATCGAGTAGCGGAACTGACCGGCTGGCCGACCAAAGATGCCTCCCGTGACAGCTTCCCTGGCGATCACGGCATGATGCTGATGATTTACGCCGCTTTTATGCTGCGCTATTTTCCGCGCCGCTCATTGTTGATCTCATTGGCCATCGTGGTGGTTTTTGCCACACCGCGCGTAATGATCGGTGCCCACTGGTTTAGCGACATTGCGGTGGGTTCCCTGTCTGTGGTTTTGGTGGCACTAAGCTGGTGGCTGATCTCACCGGCCAGCGACGCAATGATTAATTTTTTGCATCGTTCATTACCGGCGCTAGACGCCCCTCTCTTTGGCGCAACGCCACCAACCTGCACCGGCATTCTGGCCCCAAGCGCCTGGATGCCGGCCTGTCATTAG
- a CDS encoding CobW family GTP-binding protein codes for MLTKVNLITGFLGSGKTTTIRHLLKQKPDDEVWAVLVNEFGEIGIDGALLSDSGAVLKEIPGGCMCCVNGLPMQIGLNMLLQQKKPHRLLIEPTGLGHPKQILSLLTAESYQPWLSLQASLCLLDARQLQDTRYSENENFRDQLAAADIIIANKQDTYRVDDIAALQRWQQTEAGDRPIVSAAQGEIDVSLLDEPRRNTRELPDGAHHHAHASERGLAALRLPGGEAWRRALNEGQGYFACGWIFSPETQFSTTALLDWVRLTPVDRIKGVMRIPEGTLIINRQGLDLHIETKPLPPLDSRIELIHTASAPWNQFQSQLLNSRLSFQEYD; via the coding sequence GTGTTGACCAAAGTAAACCTGATCACTGGCTTTCTTGGCAGCGGCAAAACCACCACCATTCGTCATCTGCTGAAACAAAAACCCGATGATGAAGTGTGGGCAGTACTGGTCAATGAATTTGGTGAAATAGGCATCGACGGCGCGTTGTTGTCTGACAGCGGCGCGGTATTGAAAGAAATCCCCGGCGGTTGCATGTGCTGCGTGAACGGTCTGCCGATGCAGATTGGCCTGAATATGCTGTTGCAACAAAAGAAGCCGCACCGTTTACTGATCGAACCGACCGGCTTGGGACACCCGAAGCAGATTCTTTCGTTGCTCACCGCGGAAAGCTATCAACCCTGGCTCAGTTTGCAGGCATCTCTTTGCCTGCTGGATGCGCGGCAGTTACAGGACACGCGTTACAGTGAAAACGAAAACTTCCGCGATCAGTTAGCCGCTGCGGACATTATCATTGCCAACAAGCAGGATACCTACCGCGTGGACGACATCGCCGCGCTACAGCGTTGGCAACAGACTGAAGCGGGCGATCGCCCTATCGTGAGCGCCGCCCAGGGCGAAATCGATGTGTCACTGCTTGATGAACCTCGCCGCAACACGCGCGAACTTCCTGATGGTGCACATCATCATGCCCATGCTTCAGAGCGCGGATTGGCCGCATTGCGTCTGCCCGGTGGCGAAGCCTGGCGCCGCGCGCTCAATGAAGGACAAGGTTACTTTGCCTGTGGCTGGATTTTTTCACCAGAAACGCAGTTTTCCACCACAGCACTGTTAGATTGGGTTCGGTTGACGCCGGTCGACCGTATTAAAGGCGTGATGCGTATTCCCGAAGGGACATTGATTATTAATCGGCAGGGATTGGACCTGCATATTGAAACCAAACCGCTTCCCCCACTCGACAGCCGGATTGAGTTAATTCACACCGCATCGGCACCGTGGAATCAGTTCCAAAGCCAGCTGTTGAACTCCCGTTTAAGCTTTCAGGAATACGATTAA
- the yeiP gene encoding elongation factor P-like protein YeiP yields MARANEIKRGMVINYGGKLLLVKDVDIQSPSARGASTLYKMRFSDVRTGLKVEERFKGDDILDTITLTRRFVTFSYVDGDEYVFMDDEDYTPYIFKKEQIEDELLFIPEGGMPGIQLLTWDGQILALELPQTVDLEIVETAPGIKGASASARNKPATMSTGLVVQVPEYLSAGENIRIHIAERRYMGRAD; encoded by the coding sequence ATGGCAAGAGCGAACGAAATCAAACGTGGCATGGTGATCAATTACGGTGGCAAACTGCTGTTGGTAAAGGATGTCGATATCCAGAGCCCCAGCGCTCGCGGCGCCAGCACGTTGTACAAAATGCGTTTCTCCGATGTGCGTACCGGCCTGAAGGTTGAAGAACGTTTCAAGGGTGACGACATTCTCGATACCATCACCCTGACACGCCGTTTTGTCACCTTCTCCTATGTGGACGGTGATGAGTACGTCTTTATGGATGATGAAGATTACACGCCGTATATCTTCAAAAAAGAGCAAATTGAAGACGAACTGCTGTTTATACCGGAAGGCGGGATGCCAGGCATTCAGTTGCTGACCTGGGATGGACAAATCCTGGCGCTGGAACTGCCGCAAACGGTGGATTTGGAAATTGTCGAGACCGCACCAGGCATCAAAGGAGCTTCCGCCAGCGCCCGCAACAAACCGGCGACGATGAGCACCGGTCTGGTGGTTCAGGTGCCAGAATACCTGAGCGCGGGTGAAAACATTCGTATTCATATCGCTGAGCGTCGCTATATGGGCCGCGCTGACTAA